Genomic segment of Actinomycetota bacterium:
TCGCAGGCGGGCCGCCAGGTCCGCCTGGCCGACCTCGCCGGCGAGGTGCTGGTCCTGTTCGGGCGCAGCTCCAGCTACCTGGAGTTCACCACCGCCACCTTCCGCCAGGCCGGCGTGCTGCCCAACAGCGTCCTGGAGCTGGACAACATCGAGGCGGCCAAGAAGATGGTCGAGCGTGGCCTCGGCGTTTCCCTGGTCCCGGCCAGCACCGTCGCCGCCGAGCTGGCCGCCGGCACCCTGACCCGGATCGAGCTGGTCGACGCGGCCCCGGTCCGGCGCGAGATCGTGGCCGTCCGCCGCATCGACGCCGGGCCGCCCTCGGGCGCGGCCGGGCTGTTCCTGGAGATGCTGGCCGAGCTGCGGCCGATCGGCTGACCCGCCGGCCGGCCGCCGCTCAGTCGAGCTGGGCGAAGCCCTCGACCCGGTCGGTCTCGCCGGCCACCACCAGGACGTCGTCGGGGCCGGGGACCGTCTCCTGGGTGGCGTAGGTGAACGACCCGCCCTCCGGCTTGATGCAGACCACGGTGACGCCGTGGCGGCTGCGGACCTGGGCGTCGCCCAGCGAGCGCCCCACGACCTGCTTGGGCGGCTTCAGCTCGACCAGCGCGAAGCCCTCGTCGAGGGGGACGAACTCGAGCATCCGGCCGGTCACCAGATGGGCGACCCTGCGGCCCATGTCGTGCTCGGGGAAGACGACGTGGTGGGCGCCGACCCGCCCCAGGATGCGGCCGTGGGCCACGGTGATCGCCTTGGCCCAGATGTCCGGTACCTGGAGGTCGACCAGCAACGAGGTGGTCAGGATGCTCGCCTCCAGGTCGGTGCCGATGCCGACCACGGCCCGGCCGAACTCGCCCGCCCCGAGCTGCTGCATGACGTCCTCGTCGGTGGCGTCGGCCTCGACGACGTGGGTGAGCACGTCGGCGTTGCGCTGCACGTTCTCGGCGTCGACGTCGACGCCGAGCACCTCGTGGCCCAGGTCCATCAGGGTGGTGGCCAGCGCGGTCCCGAAGCGGCCCAGGCCGACCACCAGCACCCCGTTGTCCCGCACCTTGCTAGGACTCCGGCCACGTATCGACGTCGCATTCACCTACTCTGCAGCTCAAGCAGACCCCTCGCATGCGCGTCGGGGCATACGTGGCCGGAGTCCTAGCCAATGATCGGTCGTTCCTCCGGGTAGCGGTAGCGCGGCTCGCGCTCTCGCAGGGCGAGCGCGGTGGCCAGTGTAATGGGGCCGGTCCGTCCCAGGAACATGAGCAGGATCAGGACGTTCTGGGACGCCAAGGGGAGCTCGGCGGTGATCCCGGTCGTCAGCCCGGCCGACCCGAAGGCCGAGAACGCCTCGAAGGTGACCTGCGACAGCGGGAGCCCGCTCTGGGCGGTGATGGCCAGGGTGGCCGCGACCACCGCGCCCAGCCCGATGAGGGTGACCGACAGGGCCTGGCGCTGGGCTCCCTGGGGTATGCGGCGCCGGAAGGCGTTGACCGTCGACCGCCCCCGTGCCTCGGCGGCGACCATCAGCACGAGCACGGCGAAGGTGGTGACCCGGATCCCGCCGGTGGTGCCGGCGCTGCCCGCCCCGATGAACATGAGGACCTCGGTGACCAGCCACGACGTCTCCCCCATCTCGGCATAGTCGACCGTGTTGAACCCGGCCGAGCGCGGGTTGGCGCCCTGGAAGAAGCCGGCCAGCAGCTTGCCGGGGACGTCGAGGGGGCCGAAGGTGGCCGGGTTGGACCACTCGAAGCCGAGCACGGCCAGCGTCCCGGTGGCCAGCAGCATCCAGGTCATCGTCAGGGTGAGCTTGGTGTGCAGCGACCAGCGGTCCGGGGTGGCCGGTTCGCGGATGAGCTCGATCAGCACCGGGAAGCCGAGCCCGCCGGCGATCACGGCCAGGGTCACGGTCAGGCTCACCCAGCCGTCGTCCACGAAGCCGACCAGGTTGTCGCCGTAGAGCGCGAAGCCGGCGTTGTTGAAGGCCGACACCGAGTGGAACAGGCCGTACCAGGCCGCCCGGCCGAACGGTTCGCCGTAGCCCAGCCACAGCCGTCCGGTGAGCACCGCGGCGGTCACCACCTCGAAGGCCACGCTGAAGGTGGCAACGCCCAGCAGCACGCGCCGGGTCTCGCCGAGCTCGACGACGTTGATCTCGGTCTGGGCGAGCAGCCGCTGCCGCAGCCCGAGCCGGCGGGACAGGGCCAGGGCGAGCAGCGACGCCAGCACCATGAAGCCGAGCCCGCCGACCTGGACGAGCAGCAGGATGATCACCTGGCCGAGGGTCGACCAGTAGGTGGCGGTGTCGACGACGGTCAGCCCGGTGACGCAGACGGCCGAGGTCGCGGTGAAGGTGGCCACGTGCAGCGGGGCCCCGCCGGGCCCGGCCCGGGCCGGCGGCAGCAACAGCAGGACGGTCCCGACCAGGATCCCGACCGCGAAGGCGGCGGCCACGTTCTGGGCGGGATGTCGCGGGCGGCGGCGCACGGCGCCGAGCGCAGGTATCCGGAGCATGCCACCGGCATTCTCCGGCATGCCGGGCGGTCCGTGGGTTTCCTGGGCCGGGGCCAGGGGTAGCTGGCTGGACCACAAGGGACGGCCGAGAAGGAGAGCCATGCGCGTCGTCGTGACCGGGGCCAGCGGGAACGTGGGGACCAGCGTGCTGGCGGCGCTGGCCGGCGAGGCCGCCGTCACCTCGGTGCTGGGGCTGGCCAGGCGCCGGCCGGAGCTCGAGGTGGCCAAGACGACCTGGGCGGCCGCGGACGTGGCCGCCGACGACCTGACCGGCCATTTCCGCGGGGCCGACGCGGTCGTCCACCTGGCCTGGCTGATCCAGCCCTCCCACGACCCCTTCGCCATGTGGCGCACCAACGTCGTCGGCACCGAGCGGGTGCTGGCCGCCGCCTCCCAGGCCCGGGTCGGCACCGTGGTCTGCGCCTCCTCGGTCGGGGCCTACTCCCCCGGCCCCAAGGACCGGCAGGTCGACGAGGGCTGGCCGACCCACGGGGTCGCCACCTCGGCCTACTCGCGCGACAAGGCCTACCAGGAGCGGCTGCTCGACCTCTTCGAGCGCGACCACCCGGAGGTGCGGGTGGTGCGGCTGCGGCCCGCCCTGACCTTCAAGCGCGAGGCCGCCTCGGAGATCCGCCGCTTCTTCCTCGGCCCCCTGGTGCCCGGCTCGCTGGCCAGGGCCGGCGCCATCCCGGTGGTGCCGAGGGTGAAGCGGCTGCGCACCCAGGCCGTGCACGCCGACGACGTCGGCCAGGCCTACCGGCTGGCCGTGGCCGGCGACGCCCGCGGCCCGTTCAACCTGGCCGCCGACCCCGTGCTGGACGCCGGCGTGCTGGCCGCCATGCTGGACGCCCGGCCCGTGCCGGTGCCGGCGGCGGTGCTCAAGGCGGGGGCGGCCGCGACCTGGCGGCTGCACCTCCAGCCGGTGTCGCCCGGCTGGCTCGACCTGGCCCTGCAGTCGCCCCTGCTGGACGCCGGCCGGGCCCGGGCCGAGCTGGGCTGGTCGCCCCGGCGCAGCGCCACCGACACCGTCGAGGAGCTGCTGGCCGGGTTCCGCGAGGCCGCCGGGGCGGACACCCCGCCGCTCGACCCCGACGCCGGCGGGCCGCTGCGCCTGGGCGAGTTCCGCAGCGGCGTCGGCGGCGCCGACCGCTGATCACGAGAAGGAGCGACGACATGGCCGAGATCGGCTACTTCCTGTCCAGCGAGGAGCACGGCCCGAACGAGCTGGTGCGCCAGGCCCAGCAGGCCGAGGAGGCCGGCTTCCGGTCGGTGTGGATCTCCGACCACTACCACCCCTGGAACGACAACCAGGGTCAGAGCCCGTTCGTGTGGTCGGTGATCGGCGGCATCGCCGCCACCACCGACCTCAAGGTCACCACCGGGGTGACCTGCCCGACGGTCCGGATCCACCCGGCCATCCTGGCCCAGGCGGCGGCCACCGCCGCCCTCATGCTGGAGGGCCGCTTCCTGCTCGGGGTGGGCAGCGGCGAGAACCTGAACGAGCACGTCCTCGGCGACCGCTGGCCGCGGGTCGACACCCGGCTGGAGATGCTGGAGGAGGCCGTCGAGGTCATGCGCAAGCTCTGGGAGGGCGACCTGACCAGCCACGACGGCCGCTTCTACCAGGTCGAGAACGCCCGCGTGTACTCGCTGCCCGACACCCCGCCGCCGGTGCTGGTCTCGGCCCTCGGCCCCAAGGCGGTCAGCCTGGCCGCCCGCATCGGCGACGGCTACATCAGCACCTCACCTGACTCCGAGGCGCTGGACAGCTACGTCGAGCAGGGCGGCAAGGGGCTCAAGCAGGGCGGCATGAAGGTCTGCTGGGGCCGGGACGCCGCGGCGGCCCGCAAGACCGCCCACGAGCTGTGGCCCAACACCATGCTGCCCGGGCAGCTGTCCCAGGAGCTGGCCCTGCCCAGCCTCTTCGAGCAGGCCTCGGAGCTGGTCACCGAGGAGCAGCTGGCCGAGGTGATCCCCTGCGGTCCCGACCCGGAGCGCCACCTGGAGAGCTTCCGGCAGTACATCGACGCCGGCTTCGACGAGGTCTACGTCAGCCAGATCGGCGACGACCAGGCGGGATTCTTCGAGTTCTACCGCCGGGAGCTGGCCCCGCGGCTCTCCTGATCCCGCCCGCCTCCCTCCTCCGAGGCCTTCTCCTCGGGGGAGGGACGCCAGGCCAGCGGCAGGACGTACCAGAGCCCGGCGAACACCACGATGAAGCCGGCCGCGGTCCAGAGGGCCAGGTCGGTGGTGAACAGCACGTTGGTGACCACGTAGACGGCGAGCACGATGGCCGCGGCCAGGAACACGGTGCCGGCGATGGCCATCTGGTTGCCGATCCGCACCAGGCGCTCCTTCTCGCCGGCCCGCCAGCGCAGCCGGTGGTGGGCCGAGGGGGCGATCAGGAACGCGGTGGCCAGGGTGGCGCAGGCGATCGAGGCGAAGAAGGCGTTGCGCAGCGAGCCCTGGAGCTGGGCGAAGCGCTGCTGGAAGGGGGCGGTGAGCAGGAAGGCCAGCAGCACCTGGACCCCGGGGATGACGACCCGGAGCTCCTGGAGCAGCTCCATCAGCTCCCGGTCGAGCCGCTCGCCCTTGCTCTCACCGTCGGCCATGCACCGTCCACCTCCCGTTCATGTGGATTTGAGTGTAGACGGGGGCGCAAACCTGCGATCAGCCGGCGCCGAGCTGCTTCTTGCGGGCCGCCATCTCCTCGCCGAGTCGGGTCAGCTCCTCCTTGCCGAGGATCTCCTCGGACTGCGGGAGCAGCTCCCCTTCCTCCTCCTCGACGTGATGGCGCACGTTCTCCATCAGGACGGTGACCTTGGCGTCGAAGGCCTCGTCCTCGGACGACATCGAGCTCAGCTCGCCGAGCAGGATCTTGACGACGTGATGCTCCTCGACGGCCTCGGCGACCATCTCCTTGCCCTCCTTCCTGGCCTTGGCCTCGACCGCCGGGTAGTAGGTCTCCTCCTCGACGGTGGCGTGGACTTCGAGCTCCTTGATGATGTCGGCGACCAGGTCCTGCTTGGTCTTGTAGGCGCGGTCGCCCGCCTTCTCGAACTCCCGGAACAGCTGCTCCACCTTGCGGTGGTCGGCCTTGATCAACGCGACGGCGTCCTGTGCCACGGCAACCTCCTCAGTTCACCAGCAGTTGGGTGCGGAGCCGCCCGAGGGCGCGGCGCAGCAGGCGTGATACGTGCATCTGCGAGCAGCCGACGCGGGCGGCGATGTCGTACTGGTCGAGCTCGTGGAAGAAGCGCAGGACCACGATCTCGCGCTCCGGCTCGGGCAGGCTGTCGACCAGCCCGGGCAGCAGGAGCAGGTCCTCAAGCTCCTCGCGGGGCGGGGCGGCCGGCAGCCGGTCCCCCAGGGAGGTGTCGCCCTCGTCGCCGACCTGCTGGTCGAGCGAGACCTCCGAGCGGGTGTGGACGACCTCGATCGCCTCCAGCGCCTCTTCCTCGGAGATGCCCAGGTACGAGGCCAGCTCGGCGATGGTGGGCGAGCGCCCCAGGGTGTGCGGCAGCTCGTCCAGGGCCTTGCAGACGCGCAGGGAGCGCTCCTTGACCGGCCGGGAGACGTGGACCCGCCAGCTCGTGTCGCGTAGGTAGCGCTTGATCTCGCCGACCACGCAGGCCACCGCGTAGGGGACGAACGGGTTGCCGAAGTCGGGGTCGTAGCGGTCGACGGCCGCGACCAGGCCGACCCGGGCCGTCTGGCGCAGGTCCTCGGGGGTGGCCCCGCGGCTGCCCCGGTAGCGGTCGGCCAGCCGGTCGGCCAGCCCCAGGTAGGAGACGATGATCTGCTCGCGGACGACCGGGTCGCGGGTCTCGGCGTAGCGCCGGAACCAGCCCTCGACCTGCTTGACGGCGTCCTCGTCACCGGGAAGGACATCGTTGACGGACACGTTCGACCGGGTCGCCTGAACCACGCGCGTCTCCGTGAGTCAGCCGCCCACGGGGGCTGGGAGGACGGCGTCGAACTAGAACACTTCTACCCCTGCTCTTCGCGTCTCGCAAGAGGAGCGGTTGCGGCCGGCTCGGGCCGGACCCCGTCAGGCGCGGACCGCGAACAGCCGCCACTCGCCGGCGATGCCCTTGAGGACGTGGGCGCCGCGGTCCTCGAGCACGTGGTCCGACCCGGCGACCAGGTCGTGGACGGTCCCCGACACCAGCACCTCCCCGGGGGCGGCGGCCGCCATCACCCGGGCCGCGAAGTGGACGGCGATGCCGCCGACGTCGTCGCCCCGGAGCTGGACCTCGCCGGTGTGGACCCCGGCCCGGATCTCGACGCCTGCGCCCCGGAGCCGGTCGCGCAGGGCGGTGGCGCAGCGGATCCCCCGGCCGGGCCGGTCGAACAGGGCCAGGATGCCGTCGCCGGTCGACTTGACCAGCCGCCCCTGCAGCTCGCCGACCAGCTCGCGGGCGACCCGGTCGTGGGTGTCGAGCAGCTCGGCCCAGCGCCGGTCGCCGACCTGCCGGGCCCGCTCGGTCGACCCCGCGATGTCGGTGAACACCACCGTGGCCAGGGCCCGCTCGCCCAGCTCGGCCGCCCGCACCGGGTCCGGGGGCGGGACGGGCCGGGGTGGGGCGTGCCGGGGCGGTCCGGCCATGAACACGACGGCGGCGTGCAGGGCCAGCGGGATCAGCAGCAGCAGCATGAGCAGGCCCGGCCAGTAGACCGTCCGCATCCCCTGGGAACGCTCGGCGATCCACCAGATGCCGGTGGAGAACACGCCGACCAGCAGCCAGGCGCCGGCGTGGAGCACCAGCCAGCGGCGGCGGTCGCGCAGATGTCGCACCACCGGAGTGTACGCACACCGAACG
This window contains:
- a CDS encoding adenylate/guanylate cyclase domain-containing protein, with protein sequence MRHLRDRRRWLVLHAGAWLLVGVFSTGIWWIAERSQGMRTVYWPGLLMLLLLIPLALHAAVVFMAGPPRHAPPRPVPPPDPVRAAELGERALATVVFTDIAGSTERARQVGDRRWAELLDTHDRVARELVGELQGRLVKSTGDGILALFDRPGRGIRCATALRDRLRGAGVEIRAGVHTGEVQLRGDDVGGIAVHFAARVMAAAAPGEVLVSGTVHDLVAGSDHVLEDRGAHVLKGIAGEWRLFAVRA
- a CDS encoding NAD-dependent epimerase/dehydratase family protein is translated as MRVVVTGASGNVGTSVLAALAGEAAVTSVLGLARRRPELEVAKTTWAAADVAADDLTGHFRGADAVVHLAWLIQPSHDPFAMWRTNVVGTERVLAAASQARVGTVVCASSVGAYSPGPKDRQVDEGWPTHGVATSAYSRDKAYQERLLDLFERDHPEVRVVRLRPALTFKREAASEIRRFFLGPLVPGSLARAGAIPVVPRVKRLRTQAVHADDVGQAYRLAVAGDARGPFNLAADPVLDAGVLAAMLDARPVPVPAAVLKAGAAATWRLHLQPVSPGWLDLALQSPLLDAGRARAELGWSPRRSATDTVEELLAGFREAAGADTPPLDPDAGGPLRLGEFRSGVGGADR
- a CDS encoding TIGR03557 family F420-dependent LLM class oxidoreductase, with amino-acid sequence MAEIGYFLSSEEHGPNELVRQAQQAEEAGFRSVWISDHYHPWNDNQGQSPFVWSVIGGIAATTDLKVTTGVTCPTVRIHPAILAQAAATAALMLEGRFLLGVGSGENLNEHVLGDRWPRVDTRLEMLEEAVEVMRKLWEGDLTSHDGRFYQVENARVYSLPDTPPPVLVSALGPKAVSLAARIGDGYISTSPDSEALDSYVEQGGKGLKQGGMKVCWGRDAAAARKTAHELWPNTMLPGQLSQELALPSLFEQASELVTEEQLAEVIPCGPDPERHLESFRQYIDAGFDEVYVSQIGDDQAGFFEFYRRELAPRLS
- a CDS encoding potassium transporter TrkG, translated to MLRIPALGAVRRRPRHPAQNVAAAFAVGILVGTVLLLLPPARAGPGGAPLHVATFTATSAVCVTGLTVVDTATYWSTLGQVIILLLVQVGGLGFMVLASLLALALSRRLGLRQRLLAQTEINVVELGETRRVLLGVATFSVAFEVVTAAVLTGRLWLGYGEPFGRAAWYGLFHSVSAFNNAGFALYGDNLVGFVDDGWVSLTVTLAVIAGGLGFPVLIELIREPATPDRWSLHTKLTLTMTWMLLATGTLAVLGFEWSNPATFGPLDVPGKLLAGFFQGANPRSAGFNTVDYAEMGETSWLVTEVLMFIGAGSAGTTGGIRVTTFAVLVLMVAAEARGRSTVNAFRRRIPQGAQRQALSVTLIGLGAVVAATLAITAQSGLPLSQVTFEAFSAFGSAGLTTGITAELPLASQNVLILLMFLGRTGPITLATALALREREPRYRYPEERPIIG
- a CDS encoding sigma-70 family RNA polymerase sigma factor, translated to MVQATRSNVSVNDVLPGDEDAVKQVEGWFRRYAETRDPVVREQIIVSYLGLADRLADRYRGSRGATPEDLRQTARVGLVAAVDRYDPDFGNPFVPYAVACVVGEIKRYLRDTSWRVHVSRPVKERSLRVCKALDELPHTLGRSPTIAELASYLGISEEEALEAIEVVHTRSEVSLDQQVGDEGDTSLGDRLPAAPPREELEDLLLLPGLVDSLPEPEREIVVLRFFHELDQYDIAARVGCSQMHVSRLLRRALGRLRTQLLVN
- a CDS encoding TrkA family potassium uptake protein codes for the protein MDLGHEVLGVDVDAENVQRNADVLTHVVEADATDEDVMQQLGAGEFGRAVVGIGTDLEASILTTSLLVDLQVPDIWAKAITVAHGRILGRVGAHHVVFPEHDMGRRVAHLVTGRMLEFVPLDEGFALVELKPPKQVVGRSLGDAQVRSRHGVTVVCIKPEGGSFTYATQETVPGPDDVLVVAGETDRVEGFAQLD
- a CDS encoding hemerythrin domain-containing protein — translated: MAQDAVALIKADHRKVEQLFREFEKAGDRAYKTKQDLVADIIKELEVHATVEEETYYPAVEAKARKEGKEMVAEAVEEHHVVKILLGELSSMSSEDEAFDAKVTVLMENVRHHVEEEEGELLPQSEEILGKEELTRLGEEMAARKKQLGAG
- a CDS encoding DUF6328 family protein, translated to MADGESKGERLDRELMELLQELRVVIPGVQVLLAFLLTAPFQQRFAQLQGSLRNAFFASIACATLATAFLIAPSAHHRLRWRAGEKERLVRIGNQMAIAGTVFLAAAIVLAVYVVTNVLFTTDLALWTAAGFIVVFAGLWYVLPLAWRPSPEEKASEEGGGRDQESRGASSRR